The following coding sequences are from one Coffea arabica cultivar ET-39 chromosome 11e, Coffea Arabica ET-39 HiFi, whole genome shotgun sequence window:
- the LOC113719303 gene encoding spermidine synthase isoform X1 — MAEQLVTELPVKRAREEGGEQVSNGVSSVGMADAVNSNSKEEAAQLPDGVSSVIPGWFSEISPMWPGEAHSLKVEKILFQGKSDYQNVMVFQSSTYGKVLVLDGVIQLTERDECAYQEMIAHLPLCSIPSPKKVLVIGGGDGGVLREVARHLSVEQIDICEIDKMVVDVSKQFFPDVAVGFEDPRVVLHIGDGVAFLKAVPEGTYDAIIVDSSDPIGPAQELFEKPFFESVAKALRPGGVVCTQAESIWLHMHIIEDIVANCRQIFKGSVNYAWTTVPTYPSGVIGFMLCSTEGPPVDFKHPINPIDANDGRSKTMKPLKFYNSEEIRAGARPLRNRSVLHSTSNNNVRLAF, encoded by the exons ATGGCCGAGCAGTTGGTGACTGAATTACCAGTGAAAAGAGCCCGTGAAGAAGGAGGAGAACAAGTGAGCAACGGTGTTTCTTCTGTTGGAATGGCTGATGCCGTGAATAGCAATAGTAAAGAGGAGGCGGCGCAGCTTCCCGACGGCGTTTCTTCTGTTATTCCTGGATGGTTTTCTGAGATCAGCCCAATGTGGCCTG GAGAGGCACACTCGCTAAAGGTAGAAAAGATACTATTCCAGGGAAAATCTGATTACCAGAATGTCATGGTCTTTCAG TCATCAACCTACGGGAAGGTGCTTGTTTTGGATGGAGTAATTCAATTAACCGAGAGAGATGAATGTGCATATCAAGAAATGATTGCGCATCTTCCTCTCTGCTCTATTCCAAGCCCAAAGAAG GTTTTGGTTATTGGTGGAGGAGATGGGGGTGTCCTGCGTGAAGTTGCTCGTCATTTGTCTGTTGAACAGATAGACATCTGTGAGATTGATAAGATGGTAGTTGAT GTATCCAAACAGTTTTTCCCTGATGTTGCTGTTGGATTTGAGGATCCACGTGTAGTCCTTCATATTGGTGATG GAGTTGCATTTTTGAAGGCTGTTCCTGAAGGAACTTATGATGCGATTATAGTAGATTCTTCTGATCCTATTG GCCCAGCACAAGAGTTGTTTGAGAAGCCGTTCTTTGAGTCAGTTGCAAAAGCTCTGCGTCCTGGTGGAGTTGTATGTACACAGGCTGAAAGTATATGGCTTCACATGCACATTATCGAAGATATCGTTGCAAACTGCAGGCAGATCTTCAAGGGATCAGTCAACTATGCATGGACTACAGTTCCTACTTACCCAAG TGGAGTAATTGGTTTCATGCTCTGTTCTACTGAGGGGCCACCAGTAGATTTCAAGCATCCAATCAACCCAATTGATGCAAATGATGGCCGTTCCAAAACTATGAAACCGTTGAAGTTCTACAACTCTGAG GAGATTCGAGCTGGTGCGAGACCATTAAGAAACAGATCTGTTTTACATTCAACAAGCAATAATAATGTAAGGTTGGCCTTTTAA
- the LOC113719303 gene encoding spermidine synthase isoform X2, which produces MAEQLVTELPVKRAREEGGEQVSNGVSSVGMADAVNSNSKEEAAQLPDGVSSVIPGWFSEISPMWPGEAHSLKVEKILFQGKSDYQNVMVFQSSTYGKVLVLDGVIQLTERDECAYQEMIAHLPLCSIPSPKKVLVIGGGDGGVLREVARHLSVEQIDICEIDKMVVDVSKQFFPDVAVGFEDPRVVLHIGDGVAFLKAVPEGTYDAIIVDSSDPIGPAQELFEKPFFESVAKALRPGGVVCTQAESIWLHMHIIEDIVANCRQIFKGSVNYAWTTVPTYPSGVIGFMLCSTEGPPVDFKHPINPIDANDGRSKTMKPLKFYNSEIHSAAFCLPSFAKKVIDSKAN; this is translated from the exons ATGGCCGAGCAGTTGGTGACTGAATTACCAGTGAAAAGAGCCCGTGAAGAAGGAGGAGAACAAGTGAGCAACGGTGTTTCTTCTGTTGGAATGGCTGATGCCGTGAATAGCAATAGTAAAGAGGAGGCGGCGCAGCTTCCCGACGGCGTTTCTTCTGTTATTCCTGGATGGTTTTCTGAGATCAGCCCAATGTGGCCTG GAGAGGCACACTCGCTAAAGGTAGAAAAGATACTATTCCAGGGAAAATCTGATTACCAGAATGTCATGGTCTTTCAG TCATCAACCTACGGGAAGGTGCTTGTTTTGGATGGAGTAATTCAATTAACCGAGAGAGATGAATGTGCATATCAAGAAATGATTGCGCATCTTCCTCTCTGCTCTATTCCAAGCCCAAAGAAG GTTTTGGTTATTGGTGGAGGAGATGGGGGTGTCCTGCGTGAAGTTGCTCGTCATTTGTCTGTTGAACAGATAGACATCTGTGAGATTGATAAGATGGTAGTTGAT GTATCCAAACAGTTTTTCCCTGATGTTGCTGTTGGATTTGAGGATCCACGTGTAGTCCTTCATATTGGTGATG GAGTTGCATTTTTGAAGGCTGTTCCTGAAGGAACTTATGATGCGATTATAGTAGATTCTTCTGATCCTATTG GCCCAGCACAAGAGTTGTTTGAGAAGCCGTTCTTTGAGTCAGTTGCAAAAGCTCTGCGTCCTGGTGGAGTTGTATGTACACAGGCTGAAAGTATATGGCTTCACATGCACATTATCGAAGATATCGTTGCAAACTGCAGGCAGATCTTCAAGGGATCAGTCAACTATGCATGGACTACAGTTCCTACTTACCCAAG TGGAGTAATTGGTTTCATGCTCTGTTCTACTGAGGGGCCACCAGTAGATTTCAAGCATCCAATCAACCCAATTGATGCAAATGATGGCCGTTCCAAAACTATGAAACCGTTGAAGTTCTACAACTCTGAG ATCCATTCTGCAGCTTTCTGTTTGCCATCTTTTGCAAAGAAGGTCATCGATTCAAAAGCAAATTGA